A section of the Leptospira kobayashii genome encodes:
- a CDS encoding M15 family metallopeptidase — protein sequence MYKVFVFIVFFICISCGDPSVQSEPQQIENLYLGVEKESYLTGKFNSPNVLSEVQPDDTSKDHYLRPEVKKAFLKMITAFEEGKPSSYKQHIFLVSSFRNFSHQKGIWESKYTGKKVMREPIKDKTPEEIISLILEFSSAPGTSRHHWGTDFDINALENSYFENSGKGKVLYDWMKENASKYGFCQPYNELAKRGGKGYHEEKWHWSYAPISNRLQKEWVKSFREKKINLAGSFLGADILGDRAIDYVQSINADCAGISLP from the coding sequence ATGTATAAAGTTTTTGTTTTCATCGTATTTTTCATTTGTATTTCTTGCGGAGATCCGTCCGTTCAATCCGAGCCGCAACAGATTGAAAACTTATATTTGGGTGTGGAAAAAGAATCTTATCTTACCGGAAAATTCAATTCTCCTAATGTACTTTCCGAGGTTCAACCGGATGATACTTCTAAGGACCATTACCTCAGGCCGGAAGTGAAGAAAGCATTCTTAAAAATGATCACCGCCTTCGAAGAAGGCAAACCTTCCTCTTATAAACAACACATCTTTCTTGTGTCTTCGTTTCGAAACTTTTCCCATCAGAAGGGGATTTGGGAATCAAAATATACCGGCAAAAAAGTTATGCGCGAACCCATCAAAGACAAAACCCCGGAAGAGATTATCTCTCTCATTCTGGAATTTTCGAGCGCACCGGGTACTTCCAGACACCATTGGGGAACCGATTTCGATATTAACGCATTAGAAAATTCTTATTTTGAAAATTCAGGAAAGGGCAAAGTTCTTTACGATTGGATGAAAGAGAATGCTTCCAAATACGGATTTTGTCAACCTTACAATGAATTGGCGAAGCGCGGGGGAAAAGGATACCATGAAGAAAAATGGCACTGGTCTTATGCTCCTATCTCCAACCGATTGCAAAAAGAATGGGTCAAATCTTTTCGGGAGAAAAAGATCAATCTTGCCGGTAGCTTTCTCGGTGCGGATATATTGGGTGATCGGGCCATCGATTATGTTCAGTCCATCAATGCCGATTGTGCGGGCATTTCCCTTCCTTAA
- the recG gene encoding ATP-dependent DNA helicase RecG, whose protein sequence is MGKIDLDTSITSIKGIGPKRLEVLKSHGIETYGDLLTTYPRRYLDRNFTKDIILKQGDIVTLLGSISDSYLVHGRKSRLIVGFRTQNNERVNLVFFRGVNFFNKLFTVDRKLVVSGKLEYFKGYQILHPEYELLTDGHEDENDLLHVGRIIPLYPSTEALKEEGFDSKGFRKAIDSILKQGTIPENLPTKVIKKRNLMNRDEAIRIIHFPETMESIQPARQRFAYEELYYFQLLLLYKQKEREKVKRVLWPLPKSKSAESLLKNLPFSLTEDQKNAVDSILKSTKKDAPLAALLQGDVGSGKTITALLIALHYIDNRIQTVFLAPTEILARQHFETIYKFLGNMPFLGIELLLGGENKKTRAEKLARIKNGESSLVVGTHSLFQDDVQFADLGLVVIDEQHKFGVDQRETIRSKGKNPDILAMTATPIPRTLCLTLYGDLELVNIRSKPAGRKPIDTRWYKEDRRTGVYNSIRKYVKEGRQCYIVYPLVEDSEKLDLESCTKAHEELSKDIFPDLKVGLLHGKMKSAEKDTVMAAFKQNKIQILVTTTVVEVGVDVPNATILVVEHADRFGISQLHQLRGRVGRSDLESYCILMTGNYISDDAMERLNALVNSNDGYALSEKDLEIRGPGELLGVKQSGLPEFKIADLVHDRNLLEDAKKDATEFANGDDTEKWEIQSRFQEGKFLFAN, encoded by the coding sequence ATGGGAAAAATCGATTTAGACACAAGTATCACTTCGATCAAAGGGATCGGTCCAAAGAGATTGGAAGTTTTAAAATCTCATGGAATAGAAACTTACGGCGACCTTCTTACTACATATCCTCGTCGTTATTTGGATCGGAATTTTACAAAGGATATCATTCTCAAACAAGGTGATATTGTAACACTTCTCGGATCCATTTCGGATTCTTATCTGGTTCACGGTAGAAAATCCAGACTGATTGTAGGATTTCGTACTCAAAACAATGAACGTGTGAATCTGGTTTTTTTTCGGGGAGTTAATTTTTTTAATAAGCTATTTACCGTTGATCGAAAGTTAGTTGTTTCCGGTAAATTGGAATATTTCAAAGGTTATCAAATTCTACACCCAGAATATGAGTTGCTAACCGACGGACACGAAGATGAAAACGATCTATTGCATGTGGGAAGGATCATTCCTCTTTATCCGTCTACGGAAGCTTTGAAAGAAGAGGGTTTTGATTCGAAAGGATTCAGAAAAGCGATCGATTCGATTTTAAAACAGGGAACCATTCCCGAAAATTTGCCTACTAAGGTCATAAAAAAAAGAAATCTGATGAATCGGGATGAAGCTATCAGGATCATTCATTTTCCGGAAACGATGGAATCCATCCAACCCGCCAGGCAAAGATTCGCCTACGAAGAGTTATACTATTTTCAGCTATTGTTATTATACAAACAAAAGGAAAGGGAAAAAGTCAAACGTGTGCTTTGGCCACTTCCTAAATCCAAAAGCGCCGAGAGCCTTTTGAAAAATCTTCCTTTCTCACTGACGGAGGATCAAAAAAATGCGGTGGATAGTATCTTAAAATCCACTAAAAAAGACGCTCCTTTGGCGGCTCTTCTTCAGGGGGATGTAGGATCGGGCAAAACAATTACGGCACTACTCATTGCGCTTCATTACATAGACAATCGAATTCAGACGGTTTTCCTTGCACCGACCGAGATTTTAGCCAGACAACATTTCGAAACCATTTATAAATTTCTGGGAAATATGCCTTTCCTTGGAATTGAACTTTTGTTAGGTGGTGAAAATAAAAAGACCCGCGCGGAAAAACTGGCAAGAATCAAAAACGGAGAATCTTCCTTGGTTGTGGGCACTCATTCTTTGTTTCAGGATGATGTTCAATTTGCGGATCTCGGCCTGGTGGTGATCGATGAACAACATAAGTTCGGAGTCGATCAACGGGAAACAATCCGTTCCAAAGGAAAAAATCCCGACATACTTGCGATGACTGCGACTCCCATTCCCAGAACCCTCTGTTTGACTTTGTACGGGGATTTGGAATTGGTAAATATCCGTTCCAAACCCGCCGGTCGAAAACCGATTGATACCAGATGGTACAAGGAAGATCGCCGAACAGGTGTTTATAATTCCATTCGAAAGTATGTAAAAGAAGGAAGACAATGTTATATCGTTTATCCTCTGGTGGAGGATTCTGAAAAATTGGATTTGGAATCTTGTACGAAAGCACATGAGGAGCTGAGTAAGGATATTTTTCCCGATTTGAAAGTGGGGCTTTTGCACGGAAAGATGAAGAGCGCTGAAAAAGATACCGTTATGGCCGCCTTCAAACAAAACAAAATCCAGATTCTGGTAACGACGACAGTCGTGGAAGTAGGTGTGGATGTTCCCAACGCAACCATACTTGTAGTGGAACATGCGGATCGATTCGGAATCTCTCAATTGCATCAGTTGCGGGGACGGGTGGGAAGAAGCGATCTGGAAAGCTATTGTATTTTGATGACTGGAAATTATATCAGTGACGATGCTATGGAACGATTGAACGCACTCGTTAATTCTAATGACGGTTATGCGCTTTCCGAAAAAGATTTGGAAATCAGAGGCCCCGGTGAATTATTAGGAGTGAAACAAAGCGGACTTCCCGAATTTAAAATTGCCGATTTGGTGCATGATCGCAATTTACTTGAGGATGCAAAAAAAGATGCGACTGAATTTGCAAACGGAGATGATACGGAAAAATGGGAGATCCAATCTCGTTTTCAAGAAGGCAAATTTTTATTTGCGAATTGA
- a CDS encoding metallophosphoesterase family protein: protein MKIIYLTDIHDGLHGLKAILQNTEADLYLFSGDIIYKAFFSYDRIIDFCGVQEELYYLLNEKKDDITPYDFTTKAIRFPEKYDTAVVEKSHTYRHLYQIAAKTMKDKYEIIEKLIRKYAKSPVYCLPGNYDLDLQYTELYERDIHRKNFEFKGLKFAGYGGAPVWTSGIPEKLAVVFHEYTKHGKNYSEPEDFFREEEPDICVIHNPAYGFLDKIPGVGNIGSQGIRRYLDDYSPSLVVSGHVHEDQGVVKKRGTVYLNPSNFGPVDSVHGFQEGGYFAEIFIEDKKVIQTNLCQTTDEGWNQLIEVDCSEKNLKLIRQNPISKVSSEDFIREN, encoded by the coding sequence ATGAAGATCATCTACTTAACGGATATTCATGATGGTCTTCACGGATTAAAAGCCATCCTGCAAAATACGGAAGCCGATCTTTATTTATTTTCAGGAGATATCATTTACAAAGCCTTCTTTTCCTACGATCGCATCATCGATTTTTGCGGAGTTCAGGAAGAGTTGTATTATCTGTTAAACGAAAAGAAAGACGATATCACTCCTTATGATTTTACTACCAAGGCTATTCGTTTTCCGGAAAAATACGATACGGCCGTTGTTGAGAAATCGCATACTTACCGTCATCTTTATCAAATTGCAGCGAAAACAATGAAGGATAAGTATGAGATCATTGAAAAGCTGATTCGCAAATATGCAAAGTCGCCTGTTTATTGTTTACCGGGAAACTATGATCTGGATCTCCAATATACCGAGCTTTACGAAAGAGACATTCATCGTAAAAATTTCGAATTTAAGGGTTTGAAATTCGCGGGTTACGGTGGAGCTCCTGTTTGGACTTCAGGGATTCCCGAGAAATTAGCGGTTGTTTTTCATGAATACACCAAACATGGCAAAAATTACAGCGAACCGGAAGATTTTTTCCGAGAAGAGGAGCCTGATATTTGTGTGATTCATAATCCTGCTTACGGATTTTTGGACAAGATTCCCGGAGTGGGAAATATAGGAAGCCAAGGGATCCGCAGATATTTGGACGATTATTCCCCGTCTCTCGTGGTTTCAGGTCATGTACATGAAGACCAAGGCGTGGTAAAAAAAAGAGGAACCGTATACTTGAATCCGTCTAACTTCGGTCCGGTGGACTCCGTTCACGGCTTTCAGGAAGGCGGATATTTTGCTGAAATATTCATAGAAGATAAAAAAGTAATTCAAACCAACCTTTGCCAAACAACGGACGAAGGCTGGAATCAGTTGATTGAGGTGGACTGTTCGGAAAAAAATCTCAAATTGATCCGCCAAAACCCGATCTCCAAAGTCAGCTCGGAAGATTTTATACGCGAGAATTGA
- a CDS encoding NAD(P)H-dependent glycerol-3-phosphate dehydrogenase codes for MKIGVIGSGSFGTALGSILADKGYNVILWTRNPDQARSINENHINNKHMPDLVLPDLLKASTDLIEVVKDKDMIVSAPPSHALSGILKEIKDHIPKKIPIVSASKGIENETLRLVSEIFESELPGSFHSQLSYLSGPSFAKEMVRKVPTIVSIASKNEATAKRVQEIFSFKYFRTYWTPDVVGVEVGGALKNVIAIAAGVADGLGFGQNTRAALITRGLNEITRLGLKMGADPMTFLGPAGMGDLVLTCCGEASRNRTVGFRLGKGEKLKDILGSMNEVAEGVKTTESGKNLADKLGVEMAITGEVYKMLYEDKDPKEVVKDLMGRDLKREGV; via the coding sequence ATGAAGATCGGAGTAATTGGCTCGGGAAGTTTTGGCACCGCACTAGGTAGCATCCTTGCGGATAAAGGGTATAATGTGATTCTTTGGACTCGCAATCCGGATCAGGCAAGATCCATCAATGAAAATCATATCAACAACAAACATATGCCGGATTTGGTTTTACCGGACCTGCTCAAAGCGAGCACGGATCTCATTGAAGTTGTCAAAGACAAAGATATGATCGTCTCAGCGCCCCCCTCCCATGCTTTGAGCGGGATTTTAAAGGAAATCAAAGACCATATTCCTAAAAAAATCCCGATTGTTTCCGCATCCAAAGGTATTGAAAACGAAACCCTTAGGCTCGTATCTGAAATTTTCGAATCGGAATTGCCCGGTTCCTTTCATTCTCAACTTTCTTATCTTTCCGGTCCCAGTTTTGCCAAAGAGATGGTGCGCAAAGTCCCTACCATTGTTTCCATCGCTTCCAAAAACGAAGCCACGGCAAAACGAGTTCAAGAAATATTCAGTTTCAAATACTTCCGCACTTATTGGACTCCCGATGTGGTCGGGGTGGAAGTCGGTGGAGCCTTAAAAAACGTGATTGCCATTGCCGCAGGAGTCGCCGACGGATTGGGCTTCGGCCAAAACACAAGAGCGGCACTCATCACACGCGGGTTAAACGAGATCACCAGATTGGGCTTGAAGATGGGTGCGGATCCGATGACTTTTCTCGGACCGGCAGGAATGGGAGATTTGGTTCTCACTTGTTGTGGGGAAGCATCGCGTAACAGAACCGTAGGTTTTCGTTTGGGCAAAGGCGAAAAACTGAAAGATATTTTAGGATCAATGAATGAAGTCGCGGAAGGAGTCAAAACCACCGAGTCCGGAAAAAATCTTGCGGACAAACTGGGAGTGGAGATGGCGATCACAGGTGAAGTTTATAAAATGTTATACGAAGACAAAGATCCCAAAGAAGTGGTGAAAGATCTGATGGGAAGGGATCTCAAACGGGAAGGAGTTTAA
- the crcB gene encoding fluoride efflux transporter CrcB, translating into MFKDILLVGLGGFVGTMGRYALSTMINHQMKSFFLGTFVVNVIGSLLIGVFYGWGESRSWMNPQTRILLTSGFCGGFTTFSAFAFENVKLIESNSFSILALYTVTSVSVCILVGYAGYQFTK; encoded by the coding sequence ATGTTTAAAGATATTTTGCTCGTCGGACTAGGCGGATTTGTCGGAACAATGGGTAGATATGCCTTAAGCACAATGATCAATCATCAAATGAAATCCTTTTTCCTGGGAACATTTGTAGTCAATGTGATCGGATCTTTACTCATCGGTGTCTTTTACGGCTGGGGAGAAAGTCGTAGTTGGATGAATCCGCAAACCAGAATATTATTAACTTCGGGTTTTTGCGGAGGATTCACTACTTTCTCCGCATTCGCTTTTGAAAATGTAAAGCTGATCGAATCCAATTCATTTTCGATCCTAGCACTTTATACCGTAACCAGTGTATCCGTTTGCATTTTAGTAGGATACGCGGGTTACCAATTTACTAAATAA
- a CDS encoding MAPEG family protein, with protein sequence MNLEIISLLLFVIWTIGLGLSLVGYRTVQVLLGKKQSNEFPAGIQHGSERYWRLNRAHANCLENLPIFATIVIVATLTGSTDDVFANTTLVVVGARVFQSVTHIISGSARAVDIRFTAYVTQIVCFAFLIWKIFA encoded by the coding sequence ATGAATCTAGAGATTATCTCCCTTCTTCTTTTTGTTATCTGGACAATCGGACTCGGCTTAAGTTTGGTCGGTTATCGAACCGTTCAGGTATTACTCGGAAAAAAACAATCCAATGAATTCCCTGCAGGCATCCAACACGGATCGGAACGTTATTGGAGACTCAACAGAGCACATGCCAACTGTCTGGAAAACCTACCTATCTTTGCAACCATTGTAATCGTTGCGACTTTGACAGGAAGTACGGACGATGTGTTCGCAAATACTACCTTGGTTGTGGTTGGGGCAAGAGTTTTCCAATCCGTTACACATATCATTTCCGGTTCCGCTAGGGCAGTCGATATTCGTTTTACTGCTTATGTTACCCAAATAGTCTGTTTTGCGTTTTTGATTTGGAAGATTTTCGCTTAA
- a CDS encoding alpha/beta hydrolase family protein, with product MNSIINLNRLEILTSGSADPKKLLLIWPSTGGNARSFRLKESELASKDYAIIRYNPASHGNSDGTYDPQTAVKDIIQFLKSKDWMHLPTVGIGHSGGGAALLMMEDFVNFSSRYLLSPILDSRLSLFYLYEKGNIKQFLDLLMTDEKSSELKKETILMQNEQTLRTLGNSDWLASGDVDILDFPVLNSKIRFSSLSLFLRNLFLPGFAVNDSLGKVTKPVKIFLPTSDDWFPIFRTEEAAKLASVSTETIPSAKDHFFTGSWISVWTRIKSEIL from the coding sequence TTGAACTCTATCATCAACTTGAACCGACTTGAAATTTTAACATCCGGATCTGCGGATCCGAAAAAACTATTATTGATCTGGCCGTCTACCGGCGGAAACGCACGTTCCTTTCGTTTGAAAGAATCCGAGCTTGCTTCGAAAGACTATGCCATTATCCGATATAACCCTGCCTCTCACGGGAATTCCGACGGAACTTATGATCCACAAACAGCAGTTAAAGATATTATTCAATTTTTGAAATCAAAAGATTGGATGCACCTTCCTACGGTCGGGATCGGGCATAGCGGAGGAGGGGCAGCGCTTCTCATGATGGAGGATTTTGTAAATTTTAGCAGTCGTTATCTTTTGTCTCCCATTCTGGATAGTCGGTTGAGTCTTTTCTATTTATATGAAAAGGGAAATATCAAACAGTTTTTGGATCTGCTTATGACTGATGAAAAGTCGAGTGAGTTGAAAAAGGAAACGATTTTGATGCAAAATGAACAAACACTTCGGACACTCGGCAATTCCGATTGGTTGGCATCGGGAGATGTTGATATTTTGGATTTTCCGGTTCTCAATTCTAAGATTCGTTTTTCGAGTTTGAGTCTATTTCTTCGGAATTTGTTTTTACCCGGCTTTGCCGTGAACGATTCTTTAGGGAAGGTCACAAAACCGGTTAAGATTTTTCTTCCTACTTCGGACGATTGGTTTCCTATTTTCAGAACTGAGGAGGCCGCAAAACTTGCAAGCGTCAGCACGGAAACCATTCCTTCCGCAAAAGATCATTTTTTCACCGGCTCTTGGATTTCGGTTTGGACTCGGATCAAATCCGAAATTTTATAA
- a CDS encoding zinc-dependent alcohol dehydrogenase family protein, whose product MKQIQLSSFGIENLKLVNAPDPGKPNKGEVLVRMRAASLNFRDNLVIAGKYNPKFPTPMVPCSDGAGEVIEVGDGVSEFQVGDRVLATFAPHWIADKATHQEMRYTLGGPLDGTLREYILFSETGLVKMPKHLSFEEGATLPCAALTAWSAFHIYSRLVAGEIVVIQGTGGVSLFGLQFAKLSGAKVILTSSSNEKIEKAKSLGADFCINYKETPDWGKEVRSLTEKTGADHIVEVGGAGTLEQSIAACRPFGVIHLIGILAGRSGELNLLPAVMNNIKIQGIVVGGRKAFQEMNRAIESGGLKPIVDKIFPMEETREALDYLKSGSHFGKIVISI is encoded by the coding sequence ATGAAACAAATTCAACTTTCTTCTTTCGGAATTGAAAATCTCAAATTGGTAAATGCGCCTGATCCCGGCAAACCGAACAAAGGAGAGGTGCTAGTCAGAATGCGCGCCGCTTCTTTGAACTTTCGTGACAATCTGGTCATTGCAGGCAAATACAATCCCAAATTTCCCACACCTATGGTTCCTTGCAGTGACGGAGCAGGAGAGGTGATTGAAGTTGGAGATGGGGTAAGTGAATTTCAGGTGGGGGATCGGGTATTGGCTACATTTGCCCCTCATTGGATCGCCGATAAGGCAACTCATCAGGAGATGAGATATACGTTAGGTGGTCCTCTGGACGGAACTCTAAGGGAATACATTCTGTTTTCCGAAACGGGACTTGTTAAAATGCCTAAACACTTAAGTTTTGAAGAAGGTGCCACATTACCTTGCGCGGCTCTTACCGCTTGGTCCGCTTTCCATATTTACAGTCGTTTGGTGGCAGGAGAAATCGTCGTGATCCAGGGAACGGGAGGAGTCTCTCTATTCGGATTACAATTTGCCAAACTTTCCGGTGCAAAGGTAATTCTGACTTCGTCCAGTAATGAAAAAATAGAGAAGGCAAAATCTTTGGGAGCTGATTTTTGCATAAATTACAAAGAGACACCCGATTGGGGAAAGGAAGTCCGCAGTCTTACGGAAAAGACAGGCGCCGATCATATCGTAGAGGTAGGAGGGGCGGGAACTTTGGAACAGTCCATCGCCGCCTGTCGACCGTTTGGTGTGATTCATTTGATCGGTATTCTTGCCGGGCGTTCCGGTGAATTGAATTTACTCCCGGCAGTAATGAATAATATCAAAATCCAGGGAATTGTAGTAGGTGGACGTAAAGCGTTCCAGGAAATGAACCGAGCTATCGAATCAGGCGGATTGAAGCCGATTGTTGATAAAATTTTTCCTATGGAAGAGACACGGGAAGCATTGGATTATTTAAAATCAGGTTCTCATTTTGGAAAGATCGTGATTTCCATTTGA
- a CDS encoding tetratricopeptide repeat protein has protein sequence MIKKITLILLMVIAYPITSQESKFELDCVNTSRPEFRLNYSIMRHMNPTISTGDSVEIGKAAGTSTAYPETISKLFEIPYRKAEAFYAERKFNEAVTILEPAIKTEKNNPFLLNFYAKSLYAANKRKESFKAYLNLISLIDAEETLNSDGSHNLVIIDTWFLEAYWKISTLYLEAQDYEKSIYYNRKMLDVITLGNTYYNPNMITYNISALSYLAEAYYFLKNKEANHFYVCETLKLDKNNKDVLQFLML, from the coding sequence ATGATTAAAAAAATAACATTGATTCTTTTAATGGTGATTGCTTATCCAATAACTTCGCAGGAATCTAAGTTTGAACTTGACTGTGTAAATACGAGCCGACCTGAATTTCGACTTAATTACTCAATAATGAGACACATGAATCCGACAATATCTACCGGAGATTCAGTTGAAATTGGTAAAGCTGCAGGCACTTCTACAGCATATCCTGAAACTATTTCAAAATTATTTGAAATTCCTTATCGAAAAGCTGAGGCATTCTATGCTGAAAGAAAATTTAACGAAGCTGTTACAATTTTAGAACCAGCAATAAAAACTGAAAAAAATAATCCATTTCTTTTGAATTTTTATGCTAAATCATTATATGCAGCAAATAAAAGAAAAGAAAGCTTTAAAGCATATCTGAACCTAATTTCCTTAATTGACGCTGAAGAAACACTAAACAGCGATGGTTCGCATAATCTCGTAATCATCGACACCTGGTTTTTAGAGGCTTATTGGAAAATTAGCACTTTATACCTTGAAGCTCAAGATTATGAAAAATCTATATATTATAATAGGAAGATGCTCGATGTCATAACGCTCGGAAATACATATTATAATCCAAATATGATTACTTATAATATTTCAGCCTTGAGTTATCTAGCAGAAGCTTACTATTTCTTAAAAAATAAAGAAGCGAATCATTTTTATGTTTGTGAAACTTTGAAACTTGATAAAAACAATAAAGATGTTTTGCAGTTTCTTATGCTTTAG
- a CDS encoding VOC family protein → MKQKLNLITLGVSDLQKSLEFYEKGLGWKKSSASQESVAFFQLNGLVLSLFSRDSLAEDAHVNSEGKGFSGITIAYNAASEKEVDEVIEKVRSLGAKILKTPQKVFWGGYSSYFADPDGHIFEVAHNPFFPLNEKGEVVLPD, encoded by the coding sequence ATGAAGCAAAAATTGAACCTGATCACCTTGGGAGTATCCGACTTACAAAAGTCGCTTGAGTTTTATGAAAAAGGGCTTGGATGGAAAAAATCCAGCGCCAGTCAGGAATCAGTCGCCTTTTTTCAGTTAAATGGCCTTGTGTTGTCTTTGTTTTCAAGAGATTCACTTGCCGAAGATGCTCATGTTAATTCCGAGGGAAAAGGGTTTTCCGGAATCACTATAGCTTACAATGCTGCTAGCGAAAAAGAAGTGGACGAAGTGATTGAGAAGGTTCGTTCTCTTGGAGCAAAGATTCTAAAAACTCCACAGAAAGTTTTCTGGGGTGGATACAGTTCCTACTTTGCCGATCCGGACGGACATATTTTTGAAGTGGCGCATAATCCTTTTTTTCCTTTGAATGAAAAGGGAGAAGTCGTACTACCGGATTGA
- the ccrA gene encoding crotonyl-CoA carboxylase/reductase — MSNVEIVPVGELPPVGVVPKKMHAQVIRPERYGEPTKSFQSEVIDVPEIAPNEVLVAVMAAGVNYNNVWAALGYPVDVIAARNKKGEPEKFHIGGSDASGIVYKVGSEVKNVKVGDEVVVHCAMWDPKDPWVVAGKDPMFAPSQIIWGYESNWGSFAQFCKVQDHQCLPRPQHLTWEASAAYMLVAATAYRMLHHWKPNDVQPGDVVLIWGGAGGLGAMAIQIVKAAGGIPIAVVSSDDKIDFCKNLGAAGVINRNKFKHWGAITSEINKPEVFGQWTKDAREFGKAIWDIAGKGKNPQIVFEHPGESTLPTSTFVCETGGMVVICAGTSGFNATSDLRYLWMRQKRLQGSHFANDENCRDLNNLVIQKKVDPVLAKTYEFNETGECHQLMRENKHPAGNMSILVGAKTTGLGAK, encoded by the coding sequence ATGAGTAACGTTGAAATCGTACCAGTTGGAGAACTTCCACCAGTCGGAGTTGTCCCGAAAAAAATGCACGCACAGGTCATTCGTCCGGAGCGTTACGGGGAACCAACCAAATCCTTTCAATCAGAAGTAATCGATGTCCCTGAAATTGCACCTAACGAAGTGCTAGTTGCTGTTATGGCGGCAGGTGTAAATTATAATAACGTATGGGCGGCACTCGGTTATCCGGTGGATGTTATCGCTGCCAGAAACAAAAAAGGTGAACCGGAAAAGTTTCACATCGGCGGATCGGATGCATCCGGTATCGTTTATAAAGTCGGATCGGAAGTCAAAAACGTGAAAGTCGGTGACGAAGTTGTAGTTCATTGCGCGATGTGGGATCCGAAAGACCCTTGGGTGGTTGCCGGAAAAGATCCTATGTTTGCTCCGAGCCAGATCATTTGGGGATATGAATCCAATTGGGGTTCTTTCGCACAATTTTGCAAAGTACAAGACCACCAATGTCTTCCTCGTCCTCAACATCTGACTTGGGAAGCTTCCGCAGCATATATGTTAGTTGCTGCTACCGCTTATCGTATGTTACATCATTGGAAGCCGAATGATGTACAACCGGGTGACGTAGTTTTAATCTGGGGTGGTGCCGGCGGACTCGGTGCTATGGCGATCCAAATCGTGAAAGCTGCGGGTGGAATTCCTATCGCAGTAGTATCTTCCGATGACAAAATCGATTTCTGTAAAAACCTCGGTGCGGCTGGCGTGATCAATCGTAACAAGTTCAAACATTGGGGTGCTATCACATCCGAGATCAACAAACCGGAAGTATTCGGTCAATGGACCAAAGATGCGCGTGAATTCGGTAAAGCGATCTGGGACATCGCAGGCAAAGGTAAAAATCCTCAGATCGTTTTCGAACATCCGGGAGAAAGCACTCTTCCTACTTCCACATTTGTTTGTGAAACCGGCGGTATGGTTGTAATCTGCGCCGGAACTTCCGGCTTCAATGCAACGTCTGACCTTCGTTATCTGTGGATGAGACAAAAACGTCTGCAAGGTTCACATTTCGCGAACGACGAAAATTGCCGCGACCTGAACAATCTTGTGATCCAAAAGAAAGTCGATCCTGTTCTTGCTAAAACTTATGAGTTCAACGAAACGGGAGAATGCCATCAGTTGATGCGTGAAAACAAACATCCTGCTGGAAACATGTCGATTTTGGTAGGCGCGAAAACTACAGGCTTAGGCGCAAAATAA